In the Rhizophagus irregularis chromosome 10, complete sequence genome, one interval contains:
- a CDS encoding uncharacterized protein (SECRETED:cutsite_ALA-FP; SECRETED:prob_0.8947); SECRETED:SignalP(1-21), whose product MKYYTLLSFLVLLFLITIALAFPNGSELLPKTFEKRNQCNSALVNADFNTNIFKRNPSVVGTVIFSQDECGSTEVVGIFSKGFDDTSATYGLQIVDECRNVLFDFTEGLNIQPDGSGGTKSFRHKFDNVSIDCDSNGILTKKVHNSKRNCYRNKIRNRLPNKVMITKNGQGIDFAGIF is encoded by the coding sequence atgaaatactatacattattatcatttctaGTTCTCTTATTCTTAATTACCATTGCGTTAGCTTTTCCAAATGGTAGTGAATTATTGCCCAAAACATTTGAAAAACGAAATCAATGTAATTCCGCTTTAGTCAACGCAGATTTCAACACAAATATTTTCAAACGAAATCCATCAGTTGTAGGTACTGTAATCTTTTCTCAAGATGAATGTGGCAGTACCGAGGTTGTGGGAATTTTCAGCAAGGGCTTCGATGATACGAGCGCAACTTATGGACTTCAAATTGTTGACGAATGCCGTAATGTCCTCTTTGATTTTACGGAAGGATTAAATATACAACCTGATGGTTCCGGTGGTACTAAATCTTTTAGGCATAAGTTTGATAATGTGAGTATTGACTGTGACAGCAATGGTATTCTTACCAAAAAAGTTCATAATTCCAAACGTAATTgctatagaaataaaattaggaATCGTCTTCCTAATAAAGTAATGATTACTAAGAATGGTCAAGGCATTGATTTTGCAgggattttttaa